DNA sequence from the Pungitius pungitius chromosome 16, fPunPun2.1, whole genome shotgun sequence genome:
CGTTTCCCTCAAAATCACTTTAAATATCTGTGGAGATGTTTCAGACTCTGCTGTGACTGACTCCATCCCTGCAGCGGCACAACTAGAATGGCTAGGTAGATTTAGCTGTATAGCCTATACAACGTGGAACCCCGTCTATCTAAGTGTTAAAAGAAACGATGCAATGTTGGTAAATGTTGCGAAACACAAGCAACAGAAATCCTTGTTCATTCACTCAAATTCACAGATCTCGGCCCACTGGCACTTCTGCATCCTCTTACTGTATCCTCTCTATCCACTGCAGCCCAACCTCTTCACACCACTCATCCGTTTTGTCAAGGTCCTTCTTGGGACGGTTGCTGAACCACTGCTGTACTGAATCAGTCCCCCAGGACACTGACAGAAACCTTGCAGAGGTCTCTGAAAGACACAGTCCACAGCAAGCAGCGCTTATACATCCCTTTGCACTAGCCTTACTTTATTTAATATACCAACACTAGCCTCACTCTATTTAATATACCAACACTAGCCTCACTCTTTTGCCTGCTCCTTTTCCACTATCAGTTGCACATAGAGCAGCTGTATGTGATCCCTTCCAAAAGTATTCATTAAAGATTCTGTAGCTCTGATCCCTGCTGCTCCACTGCTGACGCTGCTGTTGATACACTGCAGATATAACACAGAGCGTCATCAATGATGTACGGACACCATAGTACTATACAGTCAAGCTGCCATTGTACAATCAAACCTAGCTTGTGTTTTGATTATGAAGCTGTGCATTGTGTATTCTATGTTTTTATACACTGCAGGTCATTAATAGTATAACCATCTTATTGATTCACCTTTAATACATGCACTGGTTATAGGTGTAACTGTATATGCTTATTTACACATACACAGATATACTTGAAATATATTGGACGTTGGTGTTCAATTTAGattgtttaaatatttgtatgtaaaaTGCTTTTGTTCTCTTCCAATAGCTAGTTATAAATCTAACTAAGCCAGCAGTGTAAAAACACAGCGTGGCTGTAGACTCATTTACAGCCTGCATCGGGCTGCAGGCAGCTATTTGTCTTACTTTCTAATTATGTCCCATGTTGCACATTGCAGTTTATTGCACCTCTCTCAAATCACATTTGACAGAGAAACCCCTCACCCTGCTTAGGCAGATACTACATATCCTGCAAATGACTTGCGCATGCATGCAATCactgaaaaaatgaatgaaatggaatGAAGAGTAAATTATTTGAAGCTGAAACCCTCCACAAGCCTGGGGCAATCTAGTAAACTCTCAAGCTTAGGGCTGCTGAAGCTGtatgtgcaccccccccccccccacacacacacacacacacaaacaaataggcACTGTTGTATGTGTGGGGGTGTTTCAATGTTTGTCCTGCAGAGGGAACTCTTCTTTTACAGTGAGATACAAAACATCTCCCCCAAAACCATAATGGGTGTAGTGTTTGTAGCAGCATCTAAATGTATTGCCGTTATGCATAAAGTTCCAGTACATTTACTTTTTTACGCAGGAAATCCAAAGACTCTTGAGATGCACGAGTCACGCATCGCGGACTAACAAGTGCATCCAATACATGTCACCGTGCTCCCCCATGACTAGAATTAAAGTCTAAAATACCAAAACGCTCCTCTCGGATCAACGCTGTGCAGAAACGAGTTGGCAATTCTTAGGACGTCAGCCGATGTTGCATGTCGGCATGTTTCAGTGACCACGTCAGCCACAGATCTCTAACAGCATCCCCAGCCCTGCACGTCGGCGCAGCTCCACTTCGGGACAAGGACCGCATAACCGGTAAGACCTCTAGTCTCATCCgcgaggaggagagatgagTTGCGGACATCGTCGTTGCATGCGCGTTTTTCCATTCTCTCCTCGGTTTGCCGCGCATCCGGAGCCCGGTCCGCGTGGATGTCGGGTTATTTCTCCCCGCAATGACACCGTGTTTATGCGGGGCATCGGCAGCTTGCTGCAGAGCGCAGACACCGCATTGGGCGTAGTCCTGCAGCCGGCCGTGCACACCCATCACTGCGCTGGAGGGTACATGTGGCCTGTGGCGCAGTTTTGTAGTTGCTGAGTGGTTGCGTGCTCGGGTGCTTCGGGTCACTGAAGGGATGCGCTGTGAGCATCTTGTGGCTGCAGGTGCAACTTTGTCATGCTGTCCGTCCCGTGTTGAACTCTTTCCAGGCCCTGAGGTGGAGTGAAGGTTATTCATCTCGATCTCATTCGCACGTCGCCATGGACCTTTACCTGCTCGCCACGGCCTGTCTCCTCTTTGGCAGCGTGGTGATAACGCATCAAACTCACAGTATGTGTcattctttttgtatttgagtATTTGTCAGATCTTTAAATCGAGGCTGTGGTTGTTGTAGTTGTAAATTAGTCTGACGTAAGGCATCGTCCATTTTTAGATGGCTTTATTAAGGCTATGGAGGATTATAGCCATTTGATACCAAATCCAGATTGTTGCGGGAAAAGTGTAATTGCAGTTTTATTCTTATGTAGAGGTTGAATAGCTCAACGACATGTTCAATTGTTTATTAATGGTTTAGCATTAACAGGAAAGACACATAACCGAATAGCTAAAGAAAAGGAGCGACTTTctgtcaatttaaaaaaggacccaaatgcagaaaaCCAGACATTGAGAATGAATTAGATTGATTTGATCACAAAAATGCTGGTTTGAAAATCAAAACTAGGGGACTATAGGCAGAAGCAGCACAATatgcagacaacaacaacaacaatacaatacaaGGAAGACAGACTCAAGGACCTTCACTAAAGGCTGAAACCGAGAGGACACTGACTTCACACTCAAGCAgagcagacacagggagaaccgATCAGTTCCCTTGATCACAAAGGCAGGAAACGCAAAGACAGAAAGTAAAGCCAgactatgggggggggggggggggacaatttTCAAACTTTGCTGCTTTGATTTCACAAGATCTCTTGTGATTTTAACATTCCGTTGGCATCTCTTTCAGTGAACTCCGTGACTACGTTTCTGTTCACTCCTCGCGGGCCCCAGATGTTTCCGTGTCTAACATACCTGGAGCATAACGTCAGGGTGGACTGTGAGTTTCCACCCACCTACCAGGTCCCGGGCCCCTACTGCGAGTACCGGCAGGACAGCCGCCTGGTGGGCAGCACCTTCCCCAATACCGTCATCTATGTGTCCACAGAGGACCGTAGGAGGAGCAACGTCAGCCTGGTCACTCCTAATCTGTGCCGCCTCACCTGGGCCCCGCTGGCGGACGAGAAGCCTTTCACCTACACCTGCAGGGTTTACCAGGGCAGCAGCTGGAAGGAGAACAGCATGGCGGTCCATCACAGTGAGTGCAGTTTGTATCGTTCGTGTGTAATTTGGCTCTTGGTTTTTCCCCCAGAGATCAAGCGGAAAAACAATGTCTAAAGTTAAGTTCTGCTCCGTTGCAGGGATTCTTCCCATCTGCTCGGCGATCCGTGTGGTGTTTGAATCAACGCCATGGTTTTTGTCTCTGGTCATGTCACTCCCCATGTCTGTGGGTCTCCTGAGTCCCTGAACTTTCACTTTCACATGGTATCCACTCAATGGACCTTTCTTACATCATTTGTGAATCACTGTGGTTCGATGGTTGGTGTTTGACCATAAGTGGGatgatttcatttaatattattttattttttttaggtagAGTTTAGAAGCCCTTACGCCTCCTCTAAATAAATCACACAGGACGAAATCGACCTAATGTTGAGCATTAGGCtgttctttaaaaacattttcaccacTGTACCTTGAAGACCATTGTTTCACAATGCTATCAAAAGAAATCATAACAATATACATTGAGGGATGTTCTAAACAAATACAGTAGAACATGGTATTAATAATCTATTAAAATGGCAAGATTTTAATTTGTCGGGTTGATCAGGTCTCCCCTGTAAATAAGATGTACTGagacttatttatttaaacaattaatacccaaacaaatatacattttgtcttatttgtattatttatttgaaagaaaacgGATGCTTCCTATAGATTTATATTGCATCTTAAATTAATTATCTGTATACAAATGGGTTTGATTATACAGACTGGCATTAATACTAAAGACCTTCCCATAAATACTAAAGCAACATAAAGCCTTTGATTGGATTTATGAAGATATCTACTCATTAAAGAGTTTATTTCTGATCCCCATCTTATTTTAATTTGGTTTGTGTTATTCCCACCAGTTTTTTCAGCCAAAGTTATATAATATGTAACCTAGACATGTATTCAGGTGGCTATTGAGTAAACGTAATGGATGACTGCTCAAACACTGCCTTCCTGCTAGCATTGCTAATCTCTAAATACCTTCAGTACCTTCAAGTAGAATTAAGACATCTGTATCTGTTCTACTCCCCTTgggcagcaataagataaataCTTGATTGGCATGACCTTCGGGAAAAAGACTAATGTCAGTGCACCATGTTTCACTCAGTGCTTTGATGCCGATCTTCCGTACAGCCTAAAAGGACACGCAGATGTGGGACGGTGTAAGCTGCTAGTTTGCAACGCCTGCTTAGTGATGTAAACCATGCTGAGGTCTGAGCGCTGCCGTTCTTTAAGGCGGGGGTCTCAAACTCCACCCTCTCGCCGGCCGTACCGCTCGCCGCAGTGGCCTGCATCTGGCCCCAACCTCAaatgagtttgagacccctgcttTAAGGGATACTGCAGCCGAATGAGGGAGTCGTTTCTCAAGAAATAACGGGTGAAAACAAGCATGATGTTTTTCACAGCAAAGAGTTATTGCTTTAATTGGACATCACCATCATAATAAGTGCGTGTGTTTTCATGTACACATAATATGTCTAGTATGAAAGAATATTGCagctttacatgttttttttttactcttgtcATAAATGAGAAAATAGTCATTAGTACCATTCAGTCCTATGGTGCTGGCATGGTGTATGCTGCTCCTTGTCAGGATTTACTCCGACATTTAAAACTGAAGCCATTAATACATGCGAAGCTGGATGCATCTGCAACTCAAACTGCTTCAGTTTAAAAAGTATGAAAAGGAAATTACGTTAATTATGTTCCCCTCGCCTTTCTGTAGTGTTAAAGGCCAACTAGCACTTGCAATAAAGATTTCCTTAAAGTTTTTCAGACAGATATGTTAccttgttttgttcattttcgtCCACCTCCCAGTGCGCTGAATGCTATAGCTAATCTATAGTAGCTAATAAAGGTTATGCACAATAAAAGTGTCCTGTGTTCCCTCTGCACAAATCACTATATCtatatacaatacatttttgctTATTGCTAAACAATGACCTAATCAGTATAAGAAATGGAGAGAATTATGAGGTCTGAATCTCTGATTGTGTATAAAGGATCTCCTTCACCTCTTACACTTAATGTCCTCAAAGCAGGCAGTTGTTTTATTATCTGACAGTTGTACTGTTAGCCTGCAGAGGGAACCCTTGTTTAGCACAAACATTTTTAAGCCCCTGAAACATTTGTTCATTAAAGCTATTGAGCCCCTATATCAATTTCGGTCTTCTGATGTGTTTGAGAGAAATCAACTCATCGGTTTTATTACTGATGTCATAAATGAAAATAGTTATTAGTATCATTCAGTCCTATGGTGCTGGCATGGTGTATGCTGCTCCTTGTCAGGATTTACTCCGACATTTAAAACTGAAGCCATTAATACATGCGAAGCTGGACGCATCTGCAACTCATTTCAACCGATCTCTACCTTTCAGAGGACAAGTCGCTACTTTTTACTCTGCTATTTTAACCCCTATTGTTATTAGTTACTTTGGAAACTTTGGTTGACTTAAAAACTACTATGGTAGGCCATTACTCAATCTGCCAGCAGGGGAGTATTGgtacttttcatttcattaaaagaTCCCACCAGGGCACACAAGTCAAGTATAATCTACCATGAAAAGACTACTCCTGAAACAAGGTACGTCTCAAAACTGTGTTGTAAAAACAACAGCGTCACTAACGGTAAAGAGATATAAAAGAATAACATAAAGCAGCTGCAGCGGATTGTCACTTCCTGTGATAATTATAGTGCAGATGAGAGAAACCAGTGGAAATATCGCCTGCATGGAAATGACATGGGCTCATAgtacagaggaagaaaaatgtaatttttggcTGTTCTTATGGATATTATCTACTTCACCACAGTCAGTcccagaatgaaaaaaacagtgtttgTCTTTTAATAAGTGAATCAACAGATTAAGTGTGAATTTATAAAACTGATTACCATAAAGGGATACTCCACTATTGTTATTAGAAAATGTTTTCTGGGGCTCTGGAGGGAGATTTTCTAAGTCTGAGAAAGTAACCAACTTTCAAAAATACTCTGCTTAAATGATGGGGTTTATGACCattttggatggatggatagatagatagataaatatatatagaaaaataCACAGATCGATCAGATagacagatagatagatagatagatagatagatagatagatagatagatagatagatagatagatagatagatagatagatagatagatagatagatagatagatagatagatagatagatagatagatagatagatagatagatagatagatagatagctCTTATACTTTTTTCCCCTAGTGAAGCATGAGTTCAGGTGGTGAGGGTCATGTGCTGTTGTAAATGCTTTGCGTGTAATGGAAGCGTGAATGAGAGACTAATCATAATTTAAAAGTTGCAGCAGTCCTATGATGTGCATGACGTTGCTGCTGCCGAGATGCCCGGGGTGGAGGAGTGTCGCATCTGAtacgcgctgaaatgacaactggcTACAACAGGGAAAGAACAGTTTTTTAAGTGTGACAGCAACCATTTGATTGGCTTACAGTAACTGTGCCAACGCTATGGTTGGTTCATTTAATGGGCCCGGTCAGCTGATACAGGAATCACAGGGAGAGATGTGGAACACTGATGAATGAACAGAATTGTTCAGCTCAAAAGATGATGATATATTTTAGGTTTATAAACCCATAACCTAAACATAAGAAGAAGCACTAAGACAGATGCAGAATTAGGTCACTTTTAACACAGTATTCTAGATCAGTGTCGTACTTTATAAAAGCGTAACTAAATGGTCGAAAACAGAAATTAGAGCAGCACTGCGTCCAGATTATTCTGCTATtatgtttctttctctcaaaaCCACTGCCTTGTTATTAACATTGTATTACATTGAAATACACCGTCGCATGTAGCagtttttgttttctaattgCAAGCAACTACGATTCCGTCCCCCTGTGCCAAGATCCAGGTGTGTTTGTCCCTTTGGGACCGACCGgatctcctctgtctcctgttCAAGGGGCATGATGTGATGGGCCAGATTAATGCTGTGATGAATTCATCTTCATCTCGGCCTTCCTCTGAGAGCGTTGTAGATCTGAGgctgcgtgtgcatgtgcatattgtgttttatattaGCAAAGCTCCAATGGCTCAGACCGCCTAATTTCTTGGCTTTGTGCTGGGGCCACACAGATAAATTAACCCGGCCCCAAATCGCTGTGCGGGCCACACAAACATAGAAAAATAATGTGCATCAGCTCTGAGCATTAAACCTGCCTTTATCATCCACTGCCTGCAGATTTAATAGatgttctgctgctttttttaatacaatttgaTTCAACAATAACaagtttcattcatttattccctTTCCTACGAGTAAATGCAtcaatttcttttaaaataataaatggccGCATGACTCAATGGAGTGCTGTTATGGCAGAAagacttgcacacacacacaaagacacacacacacttattcaaacaagcaatgaaataaaatgacgCATGCCTTTTAACCCAGTCAAAACTAATTAAAGCCTCTGGTGAGATGCATCATCCAAAAGTGACTCATAACCGTCTCGCACATtgtatgaaaaaatgttttaaggaCAGCCGAATAACAGCTGGGCAGCACATTCTAAATATATTACTTATAAATGATTAGTCATATGCAACGTGGCTTTATCTGTTTTCTTGTCATTTCGCATTCTAAAAATCCTCAATGCAAGCAACATTTACCCTCAGTAAATATACTTCTATATCTGTATAGACATATAGGTAAAGATAAGCAGACGTATTCGACTTTTAatacagaaaatgtaaatgcCACTGATGTACTTATGACATTAAGTGTTATAAAATGCTACTAtaatgaagacacagatactgTTTCATTTTATGGCTTTAATTGCATGTGCATATTGTAATTTATGCACTGAATGGGTTACAAATAATaatgctttattttaaaaaaacctgtATGTGGATATAAAAGATATAATATGAATGCATTCCGTTTTCCCTTCAAAATTGTGTGGACGTAGGTGGGTTTCATCATTTGTTTAATGTCCAAGATTACATATAAAATACAATACTCTTTTTAAATCAGAAATCTCATTTGTTCAATGTAGCAATTTGACCCATTAAAAAAGGCACCTATCAAACGTTTATTTCTGAAAGACATTTATAATTATAGAACTAGTAGCATTATTCTaagatattattatatttgcTTTGTTGAATTCCTTTCCTGGAGTTTTAACTGAACAGattatttcctgttttaaatgtataatttcAAGAAAATGCATTAGAATAATTTGTGCtttcacaaaatatttaatagaGAGAAAGGGCTATAACCCTCCaatacataacattttttgGAAAAGCATACGTTGCATTGCTCAGAACAGGTCCAAACTGCGtaagtcaaataaaatacttACTGAGGAGAATAGCAGGATAAATCCCTTCAACACTTCAGAGGTAAAATATTTTGAGGTATGATTGTTcatatacagtatttattgATATGGTTCGGACTTAGATATGTAAACAACCATTGCTAACACAATCATAATAGGTAATAAAATAATACTGAAAAGTAATTTAAATCCCTCATTTACAAAAATCGACTAAAAAAGCAAATAATCTGTACAGCATTATAAGTGTGGGAAACTGTGTAGGCACATGATGTGTGTGGTAGAGTACAAACTCTTTGGTGCATAGTAGGTGTAGCTGCTGGAAGTTAAACAGCATTAAAATTGTGTGCTATGTCAGCTAATATTTGAAGGCCATCAATCTATTACTGCCGCTGTATCATTCCTCTTTTGTGAGGTTCTACAAAATATCCCTTTTTCAgaatgtaacaaaaaaacaagtaggATTTAACTTGATCCCCGGGCTTTCGATTTACGATGTTGAGGAGAATTATTCTTGACCGCCACATTTTCTAAACTAAAAGATTGcataacattacatgtcatttagcagacgctattatccaaagcgacttacaataagtgcatttcaaccatagagatacaaactcagaagaacaagcaACAAGAAAGCATGTAAGATTGTATTCATCTTAAATAATTGCAATTGACATGGACTGTCAGTGAACTGAGAGCGATATCTCTAATGAATCTTTATTTTACTTCTTCAATGTTTGTTTGatgtcaaaaaaataataagagcATATCATGGAACACGGTGTATACATTATACACAGCAGAGGCCTTTTTTACAAGGCATGAATACAATGAagtaaaacataaatatatatcttcATACATATAAatgacaaatctttttttattttgtatgttgtAGCCAATTGGAAATGCCTTTTGCCActgaagcagttgttgatgACTTGTGCCCCCTTAAAAGTGAGGATCAGCAGTCAATAAACACTgcataaaacattaaataacatGTGTTTTTCAAAAAGTTTGAATAACATGGAAGTCAATTGATCTTAAAGTAATAAATAAGCACCAAAAGGTTTAGACTGATGGGCCTAGTAGTATACTGGATCATCCTTggacagacatacacacactcaaacacacgaGTACGCCTAGCGGAAATAATAAAGGTGATTGATATGCATGAATATGCAGATGATACGCTGGTTTATATAATATTCCAACCGAATGATTCAATTAATTTGCCAATATGAGCTTTTCATTTAACCCTTCAAGAATCCATGATCAGCCTAaatagaatatatttatataaagtcAATGTATCCTGCTTTGTTCATTGCACAAAGGTGATTGTGCAGTGTTGGTCTCATGTCGGACTAGCCCcaaattatacattttgtgAAGCGCTCATATTCTATGGTCTGTCttatgtaaaataatgtaatgtatataCACAAATcagcaaaaataacaatatatacatgcatccagttttggacaggaaggtcTCTCATTCCATCTCTCTGCAGAGCTTGTGTTCCATGCAGTTATTTACGTATCTGGATTCTAGAGtctattaaatataaatgaatgttaTTCATTGTTATACATAGATCTGCGACTCAAGACACGtacattttttgaaaatgagTTTCTGCTAAATGCTCTGGAGACACTGAAGGCTGTGGCTGATTTACATTTAATAGGCTCTGAATGGAGGTGAGGGAACCTGTGAGGGAGAATAGAAAATGTTTAGGGAGGAGAAacataatctaaaaaaaggaaaatgtacaGTTTTAAAACTTTAATGTACTTACTGACACATTACTTAAGAGTCGCACCTGTTGTGATCCACCATGCGTCCTAGCCTGACACCCAGCTGTGTGTGGTGGTCTTCACCCTCTGAGGAAACCCATGAGGCCCAGTGGGCTCAAAGTTAAAGTCCAGTGCGCCGCCATCCATGAGGGTGTCATGCAGCACGGTCTCCATGTCACATTCAAACCTCTCAATGGACACGTTGTCCAGGTCACTGGGCAACCGCTCCGGGTGATGACTGTTTGGGTGAATCAAGCTGAGTTCCCTGTAAACGTTGTTGCCGCCGTAGCTTGCCGAAACAACATTATTGTGAAGTGGGTGTCCACGGGGCAACTGCACGCATGTCCTCAGGCTCGCCATTCGAGGAGGGGCACCTGGCAGACTAGCCAGGCAAGTCAGGGGGATCATGTTGCAGCCATTCAAATCTTGTGAGGTTGAAGGACCTTGGCTATGCATATCTTGTGGATTTACATGAGGAACTAAGTGACTTTGGGGAGGACTCATCATTTTTACTCCATTATGGCCCGCCATGTGGTTTGGGTGGCTGTAATTGGGCATTTGACAACCTCCCCTCCCCAGCTGAGAGACCTGTGTTCCCCTACTGGCCACCCCATCCGAGGTCAGCAGCTCCTTGAGGAGGCCAGCAGGACAAATATACTGGTTCTCATAAGCTCTAAAGCCCGACTTAGTCTCTGGAAACGTCTGCATGGGAGAGGGGGACAGGGGGTTAATCCTCAGCTGGTTGTACATGCACTTACGGTAGTCCTTCTGAGGGTGCGGGGTCAAGCCAGTGGAGCTGTAGGGGCTACTCTGAAGCATGGCAGCATTTGATGGATGTGAGGTGTCAGAGCTTGGCTGCGTTTTAGGAGACAGCACACTCAGGTTATCCAGCAGACTATCCATGACACTCTCTGAGCCATGTTGACCCATGGACCCAGCCACCTCGGACAGGCTGGGCAGCGTGGTGGTTATCTTGCTCCCAGCTGCTCCGGGATAAATCATGTGGCCGTCCGGCTCCCCTAGGTCATCCTGCTCGGAGGGAAAAGGCGAATGGCAGCCACTCAGGGTGCTGGCGTCAGAGCTGGTGCGCGTTCTAAAGGAGCTCCAGGCTTCAAAGTCCTCATTGCTGTGGGAGTTTGGGCTTCCCAGCCAGTTAGAGTACTGGGAACTAGGACTGCCTGCTcctctctcagctgcttcctgtaGAGACATctaaagacagaaaaacattaaCGTTTACAACGGCTGCAGTAAGAAATTACCAGTGTGCTATGAACTGAAATCAAAGTGTACAACATTTCGGGGAATGTGCTTATTTGCTCGCTCACTAAAGTTAGATGAGAACATCAACACCACTTGAATATCTGAATTTACAACCGCCATTAGATGTTGGATTAGCTTATAACACTAGGATATCCTGGCTGGCCAGTAGCCAAGGTGACAACGTGGCTGCTGTGACTCTTAAATGACTGTATTCTCTGATGTGACAAACTCTTCTTTTAACATAAAGAAATATGGGGAAGCTACATGCAGATTGACTTTATGACTAAGCAAGTGTGGTGTTGCTATAATCAATAAAAAAGGAGACTTTACCTTTTTCTTTGTGGCCCTTCCTCTGCTCTTGGTGAACTTACTGTTGTTGTCCATGGAAGCAGCTCTGCGTCGAGGTGACTTCCCGCTCTTTCCGCCCTCTGGGTTCAGCATCCACCAGGAGCTCTTTCCCGTTCCCTCGTTTTGTATGCGCACAAAGCGGCTGTGCAGGGAGAGGTTGTGTCTGATGGAGTTCTGGTTGGGAAACAAGTGGAGCATTTGTCAGTTACCTGTGGGCTGAAGCTAGAAACATCAAAGTATCCACAACAATGTGTATTTTCTGAGGGTGATTTTGGATGAACAGGAAGTGTGCGTATGTCCATATCCTCCGTCAGCTATATTATGTCAACAGAGCCTTTTCTAATCCCTCTTCACGCTCTCCAGCAATAAACATTAGTGACTTTGGCATGAGGGTGCCAGGGATGGATGGGACATGtggtgttatttatttttcactaaaTTAAATGATGTGCAAGACAGAAGTCTGTTCATTTGAACTGTTTATATTATTTGGCTCATCTCTGTGCACATGATACTGATATTTAGTATAATCACATCTTtcctgtgatttaaaaaaaatgacatgtaatgtaaatgacatgtaatgtaacatgttCGATCTGCACAGCAGAttattttttactgaaaaaaaacttaaataagaCAGGCTGTGTAACTTTGGGTTTAACCAACTTTTATATGAGGTAATATTTGTCAACACGTATTCACCTAAAGCCtcagtttttccatttttaaagtgatataaataaatacatatacaaatCTTGTAGCTGCATAACCCAGACTAAAACCTAATGGACTAATTGAATAATTAATAATTGTATAAACAGAACTGAAGAAGCTTAAATATATTGTGAATATTGTTTTGGCTGACTGAAGTTCGACTTCAAACTTTACATCACCTCGTGGAGCCCAAACCTCAGAGCGCAGGCAGCTGGCTGTGcataaaatgtgacattttcgAATGTCGAACGATGGGGGAGGTTACAGGGTTCAAAGTGAGGATGGGGAGGGTGACAGAGCGAGATGTTTTTGCCCACAGAGCTGGGGTCAATGAGTTCACTGTGGATTGAAGTCGAGCTCTTCAGCCTGCGTCGACAGAGTCCCGATAACAGGTTGGATGGAG
Encoded proteins:
- the si:ch211-215c18.3 gene encoding uncharacterized protein si:ch211-215c18.3 isoform X1 translates to MSACFSDHVSHRSLTASPALHVGAAPLRDKDRITVNSVTTFLFTPRGPQMFPCLTYLEHNVRVDCEFPPTYQVPGPYCEYRQDSRLVGSTFPNTVIYVSTEDRRRSNVSLVTPNLCRLTWAPLADEKPFTYTCRVYQGSSWKENSMAVHHRILPICSAIRVVFESTPWFLSLVMSLPMSVGLLSP
- the si:ch211-215c18.3 gene encoding uncharacterized protein si:ch211-215c18.3 isoform X2 codes for the protein MDLYLLATACLLFGSVVITHQTHMNSVTTFLFTPRGPQMFPCLTYLEHNVRVDCEFPPTYQVPGPYCEYRQDSRLVGSTFPNTVIYVSTEDRRRSNVSLVTPNLCRLTWAPLADEKPFTYTCRVYQGSSWKENSMAVHHRILPICSAIRVVFESTPWFLSLVMSLPMSVGLLSP
- the LOC119215831 gene encoding forkhead box protein O1-A-like: MAEVPTPQPVEIDPEFEPLSRPRSCTWPLPRPELNDPAGSGTSSPAPPAQPEPGGNPEFTSNLGLLEEDYEESAEQKPPLPCSDFQCKDGNCLHPHHHHHRRHHHHLHQPLQQQQQQQFPGPPQQQVPPPGVAPLGSSGQRKSSSSRRNAWGNMSYADLITKAIDSSPEKRLTLSQIYDWMVKNVPYFKDKGDSNSSAGWKNSIRHNLSLHSRFVRIQNEGTGKSSWWMLNPEGGKSGKSPRRRAASMDNNSKFTKSRGRATKKKMSLQEAAERGAGSPSSQYSNWLGSPNSHSNEDFEAWSSFRTRTSSDASTLSGCHSPFPSEQDDLGEPDGHMIYPGAAGSKITTTLPSLSEVAGSMGQHGSESVMDSLLDNLSVLSPKTQPSSDTSHPSNAAMLQSSPYSSTGLTPHPQKDYRKCMYNQLRINPLSPSPMQTFPETKSGFRAYENQYICPAGLLKELLTSDGVASRGTQVSQLGRGGCQMPNYSHPNHMAGHNGVKMMSPPQSHLVPHVNPQDMHSQGPSTSQDLNGCNMIPLTCLASLPGAPPRMASLRTCVQLPRGHPLHNNVVSASYGGNNVYRELSLIHPNSHHPERLPSDLDNVSIERFECDMETVLHDTLMDGGALDFNFEPTGPHGFPQRVKTTTHSWVSG